The following is a genomic window from Streptomyces lincolnensis.
AGACCTCCAGGAGCCGGTCGATCTGCTCCCGCATGATCTCCGGACCGCCCGCGACCCGGTGCAGGACGGCCTCCTCCATCACCACCCACAGGGTGGGGGCGTCGGGCTTCTCCAGCAGGCTCTGGCGGCGCAGCCGCAGATCGACCCGCCGCTCCAGCTCCTCGTCGCCGTCGTTGGGAAAGCCGCCGCGTAACACAGCGCGCGCATAGCCGTACGTCTGCAACAGCCCGGTGACGTACTGCGGTTCATAGGTGCGAAGGGTCTTGGCCCCGCTCTCCAGGCTCACGTAGGCGGTGAACCAGCTGGGCACCACATCACGGTAGGCGTGCCACCAGCCGGGCTCGTTGGCCCGCTCGGCGAGCTCGACGAACTCGTCGATCTCCTGCTGCCCGGCCCCGTAGGTCTGGAGCAGCTTCTCCACGTACAGGGGCTTGAGGCCGACCTCCGCCTTCTCCAGGCGGCGAATGGTCAACGACGTCACACGCAGGGCCTTTGCCGCGTCGTCGAGCGACACGCCCGCGCCGAGCCGCCGCTCCTGGAGCCGACGGCCCAGGATCATCCGCAGGACGGTCGGTGCGCTGGTTCCCGCACTCGCCCGAGCGTCACTCACTGGAGCCACCTCCTGATGCCCTGTCACCGGCGCCGGTCCGGCGGAGAGTTGAAGATGCCGCCAAACGGATATCGTCTTGCTGAAATTATCAGGGAGTCGGTTGCAGTGTGAACTCAGCTGCGAGCATAGTTACTTGTGCAAGCGGTTCCTTCGGACGCGAAGGCATCGTGGTCAACTATCGCTCTACTACGCAGAGTTGACATGCGCCGACGCTCCGAATCCGCGCGGCCCCACGCCGGGAACAACCCCCTCTCCCGACGGGCCGGCTGCTCGCCCTCCTCGCCCCCTCCCCCCTGCGCTCCTCCTGACGGAAGGCACAAGCGTGTCCCCCCACACGACTTCCTCCCCCCAGCTCTTAGACGCCGTGAGCCCGGAGCGCACGCACTGGATCGAGCTCCCCGCGCTCCGCTCCAGCGTCCAGGTCGCCCGCCGTTCGGTGAACGCCCGCATGACCGCCTGGGGACTGCCCGCCGAGATCTGCGCGGACGCGGTGCTCCTGGTGTCGGAACTGGTCACCAACGCGGTGTGCCACACGCGCAGTGTGCAGGTCCTGTGCGGCATCGGACGCGTGACGGACGACTGTCTCCGCCTGGAGGTGCACGACCACGACATCACGGTCGGCAGGCTGCCCCGCTGCGAGGCGGGGCCCGAGGACGAGAGCGGACGCGGACTGTTCCTCGTGCAGGAGATCGCCCGCACCTGGGGATTCGCCCGTTCCCGGCTCACGGGCGGCAACGCGGTGTGGGCGACCTTGACGACCGGCGGCTGAGCGGGCGCGTTCGAGCGGGCGTGTCTGCGCGGGCGGCGAGCCGCCCGCGCGGAAGGGCCGCCCGGGTCAGAAGCCGACGTCGGCGGGACGGTACGTGGGAGGCCGACGGACACGACTGGCCTGCTCGTAGGCGTACGCGAGGCGGAGCAGGGTCGGCTCGCTCCATGCCGTGCCCATGAAGGTCACCCCGACGGGCAGACCGAACGCGAAACCGGCCGGGACGCTGATCGCGGGATATCCGGCCAGCGCGGCGGGCGTCGACGCGCCACCGGTGTAGCTGTCCCCGCGGACCAGGTCGATCTTGGCCGGCGGTCCGCCCGTCGGCGTGACGAGTGCGTCCAGGCGGTGGCGGCGCAGCACCGCGTCGATGCCCTCGGCGCGTGAGAGCCGGTGGTTGGTGGCGAGGGCCGCACGGTACTCGCTCTCGCTGAAGTCCAGCTCGTGCACCGCCTCCAGGCCGTCCTGCCGGACATGGCGGAGCTCGCGGTCGGCGTGCGCGCGGTTGAAGGCGATCAGCTCCGCCAGACTGCGCGGATGGTCGCCGGGGGCGCTCGCCAGGTAGGCGTTCAGCCCGCGCTTGATTTCGTAAGCCTGTACGACCATCGAGCTGGGCAGATCCTCCAACTGCTCGGCGGTCGGGATGTCGGCAGGGTCGACCACGGTCGCGCCGGCCGCGCGCAGCACGGCGACCGCCCGCTCGGCGATCTCGTCGGCGTGGTGGCTGTAGCCGAAGTACACCGAGCGCGGCACGCCGATACGGGCCCCGCGCAGGCCGTCGGCGTCCAGGAAGCGGGTGTAGTCGCGGTGGAAGTGCCCGCGGCTCGCCGTGGTCGCCGGGTCGCGGTCGTCGAGCCCGACCAGGGTGCCGAGGAGGATCGCGGCGTCGCGGACCGTGCGGGCGATCGGTCCGACACTGTCCTGGCTCGGCACACCAGGGATCACCCCGCCGCGCCCGACCAGCCCGACGGTCGGCTTCACGCCGACGACACAGTTCGCCGAGGCCGGGTCGATGATCGAGCCGTTGGTCTCGGTCCCGATACCGGCGACACACAGGTTGGCCGCGGCGGCCACCGCGGTGCCGGAGCTGGACTCGTTCGGCGACCGGTCCAGCTTGTACGGATTACGGGTCTGCCCGCCGCGGGCGCTCCACCCGGCGTGATGGGTGAGCGACATCCCGCCCGCCCACTCGCTCAGGTTGGTCTTGCCGAGGACGACCGCGCCGGCCGCCCGCAGCCGGGCGGCGACCGTGG
Proteins encoded in this region:
- a CDS encoding helix-turn-helix domain-containing protein translates to MSDARASAGTSAPTVLRMILGRRLQERRLGAGVSLDDAAKALRVTSLTIRRLEKAEVGLKPLYVEKLLQTYGAGQQEIDEFVELAERANEPGWWHAYRDVVPSWFTAYVSLESGAKTLRTYEPQYVTGLLQTYGYARAVLRGGFPNDGDEELERRVDLRLRRQSLLEKPDAPTLWVVMEEAVLHRVAGGPEIMREQIDRLLEVSELDHVSVDIVPFSAGAHVGACAPFTYFRFEEPELPDVVYSEILSASVYLDQRADVAAHLEAHNRMSLLTSSADSRTLLHRMRKEYS
- a CDS encoding ATP-binding protein, with translation MSPERTHWIELPALRSSVQVARRSVNARMTAWGLPAEICADAVLLVSELVTNAVCHTRSVQVLCGIGRVTDDCLRLEVHDHDITVGRLPRCEAGPEDESGRGLFLVQEIARTWGFARSRLTGGNAVWATLTTGG
- a CDS encoding amidase, which codes for MDRIAPSRRTLLALGTATAASPWLGETPARATDGHPDAPTDLDELGITDLRRRMADGRLTAERLTRYYLERIERVDPLLHSVIEVNPDALAEARRLDAEGDRRRPLHGMPVLLKDLVETADRMHTTAGSLALEGLRPARDATVAARLRAAGAVVLGKTNLSEWAGGMSLTHHAGWSARGGQTRNPYKLDRSPNESSSGTAVAAAANLCVAGIGTETNGSIIDPASANCVVGVKPTVGLVGRGGVIPGVPSQDSVGPIARTVRDAAILLGTLVGLDDRDPATTASRGHFHRDYTRFLDADGLRGARIGVPRSVYFGYSHHADEIAERAVAVLRAAGATVVDPADIPTAEQLEDLPSSMVVQAYEIKRGLNAYLASAPGDHPRSLAELIAFNRAHADRELRHVRQDGLEAVHELDFSESEYRAALATNHRLSRAEGIDAVLRRHRLDALVTPTGGPPAKIDLVRGDSYTGGASTPAALAGYPAISVPAGFAFGLPVGVTFMGTAWSEPTLLRLAYAYEQASRVRRPPTYRPADVGF